The following proteins come from a genomic window of Accipiter gentilis chromosome 2, bAccGen1.1, whole genome shotgun sequence:
- the LOC126049411 gene encoding transmembrane protein 68-like isoform X2 has product MTDLSCLAYVLEEWTVVEYLKKHLFHVVIVSLTISAILGFFIVPLTILFFIYLTNILLLIYQKNSEVKADPLSDVWDSARKTIASFWDIYARIWHGYELHGVENLPEGPGILVYYHGAIPIDYLYFLSRLFLWKKRLCLSVADHFVFRLPGGVREALFSDESYRLMWGNRKGFAQVALDAKVPIIPMYTQNVREGYRMFKERRFFRQLYESTRLPFTPPYGGLPVKFRTYIGDPIPYDPNITAEELVEKTKTAIQTLISKHQTIPGSIWKALLERFDKHCKSD; this is encoded by the exons ATGACCGACCTAAGCTGCCTTGCCTATGTACTGGAAGAATGGACTGTTGTGGAGTACCTGAAGAAACACCTTTTTCATGTGGTCATCGTCTCACTGACAATAAGTGCAATATTAGGTTTTTTTATAGTTCCTTTAACAATCCTCTTTTTCATTTACCTtactaatattttgcttttaatatatcAGAAGAACAGTGAGGTAAAAGCAGATCCCTTGAGTGATGTTTGGGATAGTGCAAGGAAAACAATAGCAAGCTTTTGGGATATATATGCAAGAATATGGCATG GTTATGAGCTTCATGGTGTGGAAAACCTACCAGAAGGACCGGGCATTCTTGTGTATTACCATGGAGCTATTCCTATAGACTACCTTTACTTTTTGTCTAGGCTCTTTCTCTGGAAGAAAAGACTTTGTCTGTCAGTAGCTGATCATTTTGTCTTTCGTTTACCAG GTGGAGTTAGAGAAGCACTATTCAGTGATGAAAGTTACAGACTCATGTGGGGAAATCGAAAAGGCTTTGCTCAGGTTGCTCTAGATGCAAAAGTG CCCATCATTCCAATGTATACTCAAAATGTCCGGGAAGGATATAGGATGTTTAAAGAAAGAA GGTTTTTTAGACAGTTGTATGAAAGTACTCGATTGCCGTTTACTCCTCCGTACGGAGGACTTCCAGTTAAATTTCGCACATACATTGGGGACCCAATCCCTTACGATCCCAATATAACTGCAGAGGAATTAGTTGAAAAG acAAAGACTGCCATCCAGACTCTCATAAGCAAGCACCAAACAATCCCAGGCAGCATATGGAAGGCTTTACTGGAGCGATTTGATAAACATTGTAAAAGTGATTAG
- the LOC126049411 gene encoding transmembrane protein 68-like isoform X1, giving the protein MTDLSCLAYVLEEWTVVEYLKKHLFHVVIVSLTISAILGFFIVPLTILFFIYLTNILLLIYQKNSEVKADPLSDVWDSARKTIASFWDIYARIWHGYELHGVENLPEGPGILVYYHGAIPIDYLYFLSRLFLWKKRLCLSVADHFVFRLPGLKLLLEVTGIMLGTREECLIALKNGHLVSISPGGVREALFSDESYRLMWGNRKGFAQVALDAKVPIIPMYTQNVREGYRMFKERRFFRQLYESTRLPFTPPYGGLPVKFRTYIGDPIPYDPNITAEELVEKTKTAIQTLISKHQTIPGSIWKALLERFDKHCKSD; this is encoded by the exons ATGACCGACCTAAGCTGCCTTGCCTATGTACTGGAAGAATGGACTGTTGTGGAGTACCTGAAGAAACACCTTTTTCATGTGGTCATCGTCTCACTGACAATAAGTGCAATATTAGGTTTTTTTATAGTTCCTTTAACAATCCTCTTTTTCATTTACCTtactaatattttgcttttaatatatcAGAAGAACAGTGAGGTAAAAGCAGATCCCTTGAGTGATGTTTGGGATAGTGCAAGGAAAACAATAGCAAGCTTTTGGGATATATATGCAAGAATATGGCATG GTTATGAGCTTCATGGTGTGGAAAACCTACCAGAAGGACCGGGCATTCTTGTGTATTACCATGGAGCTATTCCTATAGACTACCTTTACTTTTTGTCTAGGCTCTTTCTCTGGAAGAAAAGACTTTGTCTGTCAGTAGCTGATCATTTTGTCTTTCGTTTACCAG gacttaaATTATTATTGGAGGTGACAGGTATTATGCTAGGTACAAGGGAGGAGTGTCTCATTGCACTGAAGAATGGACACTTGGTATCCATCTCACCAGGTGGAGTTAGAGAAGCACTATTCAGTGATGAAAGTTACAGACTCATGTGGGGAAATCGAAAAGGCTTTGCTCAGGTTGCTCTAGATGCAAAAGTG CCCATCATTCCAATGTATACTCAAAATGTCCGGGAAGGATATAGGATGTTTAAAGAAAGAA GGTTTTTTAGACAGTTGTATGAAAGTACTCGATTGCCGTTTACTCCTCCGTACGGAGGACTTCCAGTTAAATTTCGCACATACATTGGGGACCCAATCCCTTACGATCCCAATATAACTGCAGAGGAATTAGTTGAAAAG acAAAGACTGCCATCCAGACTCTCATAAGCAAGCACCAAACAATCCCAGGCAGCATATGGAAGGCTTTACTGGAGCGATTTGATAAACATTGTAAAAGTGATTAG
- the LOC126049411 gene encoding transmembrane protein 68-like isoform X3 — translation MTDLSCLAYVLEEWTVVEYLKKHLFHVVIVSLTISAILGFFIVPLTILFFIYLTNILLLIYQKNSEVKADPLSDVWDSARKTIASFWDIYARIWHGYELHGVENLPEGPGILVYYHGAIPIDYLYFLSRLFLWKKRLCLSVADHFVFRLPGLKLLLEVTGIMLGTREECLIALKNGHLVSISPGGVREALFSDESYRLMWGNRKGFAQVALDAKVGFLDSCMKVLDCRLLLRTEDFQLNFAHTLGTQSLTIPI, via the exons ATGACCGACCTAAGCTGCCTTGCCTATGTACTGGAAGAATGGACTGTTGTGGAGTACCTGAAGAAACACCTTTTTCATGTGGTCATCGTCTCACTGACAATAAGTGCAATATTAGGTTTTTTTATAGTTCCTTTAACAATCCTCTTTTTCATTTACCTtactaatattttgcttttaatatatcAGAAGAACAGTGAGGTAAAAGCAGATCCCTTGAGTGATGTTTGGGATAGTGCAAGGAAAACAATAGCAAGCTTTTGGGATATATATGCAAGAATATGGCATG GTTATGAGCTTCATGGTGTGGAAAACCTACCAGAAGGACCGGGCATTCTTGTGTATTACCATGGAGCTATTCCTATAGACTACCTTTACTTTTTGTCTAGGCTCTTTCTCTGGAAGAAAAGACTTTGTCTGTCAGTAGCTGATCATTTTGTCTTTCGTTTACCAG gacttaaATTATTATTGGAGGTGACAGGTATTATGCTAGGTACAAGGGAGGAGTGTCTCATTGCACTGAAGAATGGACACTTGGTATCCATCTCACCAGGTGGAGTTAGAGAAGCACTATTCAGTGATGAAAGTTACAGACTCATGTGGGGAAATCGAAAAGGCTTTGCTCAGGTTGCTCTAGATGCAAAAGTG GGTTTTTTAGACAGTTGTATGAAAGTACTCGATTGCCGTTTACTCCTCCGTACGGAGGACTTCCAGTTAAATTTCGCACATACATTGGGGACCCAATCCCTTACGATCCCAATATAA